The Malus sylvestris chromosome 12, drMalSylv7.2, whole genome shotgun sequence genome contains a region encoding:
- the LOC126592824 gene encoding uncharacterized protein LOC126592824: MCSTREKLETFHNPIKLSLILPNIKPKHVNFIIPLILCSIVSISLILYFYFSVPHKIEGNYSVHRKPLFTDEEKTNITHILFGIGGSVNSWKDRQHYSELWWKPNVTRGYVWLDQKPDPNMTWSETLPPYRVSEDTSRFKYSCLNGPRSAVRIARIVKESFELGLEKVRWFVLGDDDTVYFTENLVAVLARYDHNQMYYIGGISESVEQNVGHSYNMAYGGGGFAISYPLASELVKILDGCINRYDQFYGSDIRIQACLSEIGVPLTKEPGFHQFDIRGSPLGLLAAHPLAPLVSLHHLDYVQSIFPNHTRVDSVKKLIRVSKIDPGRTLQHNFGYDLRRNWSISVSWGYTVQLYPKLVAAKMLETALQTFQTWSSSMGPFTFDTRSIMLQPCERPIMYLLDQVERVGEDETVTTYKRYKSGVEINCVNCDCRPALEIEFFKVSAPKLNPKLWDKAPRRQCVEVINGTEGVDNVIKLQIRGCNRFESVTPP; this comes from the exons ATGTGTTCTACAAGAGAAAAATTAGAAACCTTTCACAATCCCATCAAGCTCTCCCTAATCTTGCCTAACATCAAACCCAAGCATGTTAACTTCATAATCCCCCTGATTCTTTGCTCCATCGTTTCCATCTCCCTCATCCTCTACTTTTACTTCTCTGTACCCCACAAAATTGAGGGCAATTACTCCGTACACCGCAAACCCCTATTTACCGATGAGGAAAAGACGAATATAACCCACATTTTGTTTGGCATAGGAGGCTCAGTAAATTCATGGAAAGACCGGCAGCACTACAGCGAGCTATGGTGGAAACCAAACGTCACCCGCGGGTACGTTTGGCTGGACCAAAAACCCGATCCCAACATGACGTGGTCGGAGACGCTCCCACCGTACAGAGTCTCTGAGGACACATCACGGTTCAAGTACTCCTGCTTGAACGGTCCCCGTTCCGCGGTTCGGATAGCCAGAATAGTGAAAGAGAGCTTTGAGTTAGGGTTAGAGAAGGTGAGGTGGTTCGTCTTGGGAGACGATGATACGGTGTATTTCACTGAAAACTTAGTTGCAGTGTTAGCGAGATACGATCACAATCAGATGTATTATATAGGCGGGATATCAGAGAGTGTGGAGCAAAATGTGGGCCATTCGTACAATATGGCCTACGGCGGCGGAGGATTCGCTATTAGTTACCCCTTGGCGTCTGAGCTCGTCAAGATCTTAGACGGGTGCATCAATCGATATGATCAATTTTACGGCTCAGATATAAGGATCCAAGCTTGCTTGAGCGAGATCGGGGTGCCGCTAACAAAAGAGCCCGGGttccaccaatttgatatacGAGGCAGCCCGCTTGGTTTGCTAGCCGCGCACCCGTTAGCCCCACTAGTGTCTCTCCACCACTTAGACTATGTGCAGTCCATATTTCCGAACCACACCCGGGTTGATTCGGTCAAGAAGCTAATTAGGGTTTCTAAAATAGACCCGGGTCGGACCTTGCAGCATAATTTTGGTTACGACTTAAGGCGTAACTGGTCCATTTCAGTCTCTTGGGGCTACACGGTGCAGTTGTATCCAAAGTTGGTAGCGGCTAAGATGCTAGAAACGGCGTTGCAAACATTTCAGACTTGGAGTTCAAGCATGGGTCCTTTCACTTTTGATACCCGATCCATTATGTTGCAGCCGTGTGAGAGACCGATTATGTATTTGTTGGATCAGGTTGAGCGGGTTGGTGAAGATGAGACCGTAACAACTTATAAGAGGTACAAGAGCGGAGTTGAGATAAATTGTGTTAATTGTGACTGCAGGCCAGCCTTGGAAATTGAATTTTTCAAGGTCTCAGCTCCAAAGTTGAACCCTAAATTGTGGGACAAG GCACCACGTAGACAATGTGTTGAGGTCATCAACGGCACAGAAGGAGTTGATAATGTAATAAAATTACAGATAAGAGGCTGCAATCGCTTTGAAAGTGTGACTCCTCCGTAG